One genomic segment of Helianthus annuus cultivar XRQ/B chromosome 14, HanXRQr2.0-SUNRISE, whole genome shotgun sequence includes these proteins:
- the LOC110908578 gene encoding receptor like protein kinase S.2, with the protein MHLHHLCFVLPSDGDDTNQFDHHHPSKPPPSPPPPPKQRSCGTHLHEALRNTLHRFLNSKRDIRLCGSCIKPSAAVFHDTDGVQLSKETSVATHSPKTFTYSELYIATKGFSEDQILGSGGFGRVFRAVLPSDGTLAAVKCLTETGSRFEKSFAAELVAVAHLRHRNLVPLRGWCVNNDQLLLVYDYMPNRSLDRLLFRRVGNNKNLAAPPLDWDRRMKIVKGLAAALFYLHEQLEAQIIHRDVKTSNVMLDSNFNARLGDFGLARWMEHELGYGIRTPSMGDNSLRLADTTSIGGTIGYLPPESFEKKTVATAKSDVFSFGIVLLEIASGRRAVDLTLPDDQIILLDRFRKLSDEKMVLQAADSRLSDGSYNLHEMENLIHLGLLCTLHDPQTRPSMRWIVEALSGGIGATLPDLPSFKSHPSYISVTRSTTSTSGTTAAATTITISTSFGIASSSSTAFASAKEESLYITAQQEQSDNSGGNDFMTATAQLSRRQNAFLMVEPPREITYKEIISATDNFSDSNRLSEVDFGTAYYGVLDNHDILIKRLGMKTCPALRLRFANELANLGRLRHRNLIQLRGWCTEQGEMLVVYDYSANRLLGQLLSHHNHRKSNFLRWNHRYNIVKSLACAIRYLHEEWEEQVIHRNITSSAIYIDPDMNPRLGSFALAEFLTRNEHGHHVVIDKKVCVRGIFGYMAPEYMEQGEATPMADVYSFGVVVLEVVSGRMAVDFRRPEVLLVKKLHEFESRNRNYDEIVDPRLDGEYNRKELGRLVKLAMACTQSNPNLRPTMATIVSILDGHDRWLTGERETESIDEWKESNMLSLSLIRRIQALGIQ; encoded by the exons ATGCACCTCCACCACCTATGCTTTGTCTTACCATCCGACGGCGATGACACAAACCAATTTGACCACCACCACCCCTCAAAACcgccaccgtcaccaccaccgccacctaagCAAAGATCATGTGGTACTCACCTCCATGAGGCCCTCCGCAACACCCTTCACCGGTTTTTAAACTCGAAACGTGACATTCGGTTATGCGGTTCCTGCATTAAACCATCGGCCGCGGTCTTCCACGACACCGACGGAGTACAACTTTCTAAGGAGACGAGTGTCGCTACCCATAGCCCGAAAACATTTACATACTCCGAGCTTTACATAGCCACCAAAGGCTTTAGTGAGGATCAAATTCTCGGCAGTGGCGGCTTCGGGAGAGTTTTTCGAGCCGTCCTGCCGAGTGACGGGACCCTTGCAGCCGTCAAGTGTTTGACGGAAACAGGGTCCCGCTTTGAAAAGAGTTTCGCGGCAGAACTAGTTGCGGTGGCACATCTGCGCCACCGCAATCTGGTCCCACTCCGCGGATGGTGTGTTAATAATGATCAACTACTACTTGTTTATGACTATATGCCGAACCGGAGTCTAGACCGGTTGCTTTTTCGGCGGGTGGGAAATAATAAAAATTTGGCCGCGCCGCCACTTGATTGGGATAGGAGGATGAAAATTGTGAAGGGGCTGGCCGCGGCTCTTTTTTATCTACATGAGCAGCTTGAGGCTCAAATTATACACCGAGATGTGAAAACGAGTAATGTGATGCTTGATTCTAATTTCAATGCGCGGCTTGGTGATTTCGGGTTGGCTAGGTGGATGGAACATGAGCTCGGGTATGGCATACGAACGCCTTCGATGGGCGATAACTCACTACGGCTTGCGGACACCACGAGTATTGGGGGTACGATTGGTTATTTGCCACCCGAGAGCTTCGAGAAAAAAACTGTGGCAACGGCGAAGTCTGATGTTTTTAGCTTTGGTATCGTTTTGTTGGAAATCGCGTCGGGACGAAGAGCAGTGGATCTTACGCTTCCCGACGATCAAATCATTCTGCTTGACAG GTTTAGAAAACTATCCGATGAAAAGATGGTTTTGCAAGCAGCCGATAGCCGGTTGTCGGACGGGTCATACAACCTTCATGAAATGGAGAACTTGATTCATCTCGGGTTACTATGCACGCTCCACGACCCGCAAACTCGACCTAGTATGCGATGGATCGTGGAAGCACTTTCGGGTGGTATTGGTGCCACCCTTCCTGATCTTCCTTCATTCAAATCCCACCCTTCTTACATATCCGTAACCCGTAGCACCACCAGCACTAGTGGAACCACCGCGGcggccaccaccatcaccatcagcACCTCATTCGGAATTGCTTCTAGTAGCTCAACCGCCTTCGCCTCAGCCAAAGAAGAAAGCTTATACATAACCGCGCAACAAGAACAAAGTGACAACAGTGGCGGCAATGATTTTATGACCGCAACCGCACAACTGAGCCGCCGCCAAAACGCGTTCCTAATGGTGGAACCGCCAAGGGAGATAACCTACAAAGAGATCATTTCCGCCACCGATAACTTCTCCGATTCCAACCGACTCTCTGAAGTCGATTTCGGGACCGCATACTACGGCGTTCTCGACAACCATGACATCCTCATTAAAAGGCTGGGGATGAAAACATGCCCAGCCCTACGCCTCAGGTTCGCAAACGAGCTTGCGAACCTGGGGCGCCTCCGCCACCGGAACCTCATACAGCTCCGAGGGTGGTGCACCGAGCAAGGTGAAATGCTCGTAGTCTACGATTACTCGGCTAACCGCCTCTTAGGCCAACTCCTGTCCCATCACAACCATCGAAAATCAAACTTCCTACGATGGAACCATCGATACAACATTGTCAAATCACTCGCGTGCGCAATTCGATACCTCCACGAAGAATGGGAAGAACAAGTCATCCACCGAAACATCACATCATCCGCAATATACATTGACCCGGACATGAACCCGAGGCTTGGTTCCTTCGCGCTAGCGGAGTTTTTAACCCGAAATGAGCACGGACATCATGTCGTAATCGATAAAAAAGTTTGTGTACGTGGAATTTTCGGGTATATGGCTCCGGAATACATGGAACAAGGAGAGGCGACACCAATGGCGGATGTTTATAGTTTCGGGGTGGTGGTCCTGGAGGTGGTGAGTGGGCGGATGGCGGTGGATTTTCGGCGGCCCGAGGTGTTGTTGGTGAAAAAGCTTCATGAATTCGAGTCTCGGAATCGGAACTATGATGAAATTGTGGATCCAAGATTGGATGGAGAGTATAACCGGAAAGAATTGGGGAGGTTGGTGAAGTTAGCAATGGCTTGTACGCAATCGAACCCGAATCTAAGACCAACAATGGCGACAATCGTGAGCATACTCGATGGTCATGATCGATGGTTAACGGGAGAACGAGAAACAGAGAGTATAGATGAATGGAAAGAAAGTAACATGTTATCTTTGTCACTCATTCGGAGAATTCAAGCTTTAGGAATACAATGA